One window of the Leptotrichia hongkongensis genome contains the following:
- the ftsH gene encoding ATP-dependent zinc metalloprotease FtsH, with the protein MAERDKNDIRKRLEELRKDNNRKNNRQDNGDKPPFSGFLFFVFVVLLVVFTAIFHRDIQTVFQNKKEISYTEFVGKTQKGDFTEIDEKDDKLIAQVKEDGKEVLYFTKKITDRVGNEPIIINAIAQKRVRLNSLQPSGGNFFLLLLGQFLPMIIMIGLMVYLARKMVGGSQGGGPGNIFGFGKSRVNKIDKKPDVKFDDVAGVDGAKEELKEVVDFLKNPEKYTKAGARVPKGVLLLGRPGTGKTLLAKAVAGESGASFFSISGSEFVEMFVGVGASRVRDLFEKAKESSPSIIFIDEIDAIGRRRSVGKNSGSNDEREQTLNQLLVEMDGFETDTKVIVLAATNREDVLDPALLRAGRFDRRVTVDAPDLQGRVAILKVHSRNKKLDSDVRLEDIAKITPGFVGADLANLLNEAAILAARRASDTIKMADLDEAVDKIGMGLGQKGKIIKPEEKKLLAYHEAGHAIMTELTPGADPVHKVTIIPRGDAGGFMMPLPEEKLVTTSRQMLAEIKVLFGGRAAEEIGLDDVSTGAYSDIKRATKVARAYVESVGMSKKLGPINFENSDDEYSFAPNKSDETVREIDLEIRKILTEEYLNTLNTLQDNWSKLEEVVKLLLKKETITGDEVRRIIKGETSEQILKASENIEEDNNSNIDEEKKAKEENAEIISEKKLIEKVEELEEKIKTQNSSEGTIESAEKTDEEKHNSSESELEKVTETKDKKDNDDNPNDSSENNDNDSDSGNEDINEKSENSEKKKSNFKLPSFME; encoded by the coding sequence ATGGCAGAAAGAGATAAAAACGATATTAGAAAACGACTGGAAGAATTACGAAAAGATAATAATAGAAAAAATAATAGACAGGATAATGGAGATAAACCACCATTTTCAGGATTTCTTTTTTTTGTTTTTGTAGTACTGCTGGTAGTTTTTACAGCGATATTCCATCGTGATATACAAACTGTTTTTCAAAATAAAAAGGAAATTTCTTATACAGAATTTGTAGGTAAGACACAAAAAGGTGATTTTACTGAAATCGATGAAAAGGATGATAAGTTAATTGCACAAGTAAAGGAAGATGGCAAGGAAGTACTTTATTTTACCAAAAAAATAACAGATAGAGTTGGAAATGAGCCAATAATTATTAATGCAATTGCACAGAAACGTGTTAGATTAAATTCATTGCAACCTTCTGGCGGGAACTTTTTCTTGCTGTTATTAGGTCAATTTTTACCAATGATTATAATGATTGGGCTTATGGTATATCTTGCTAGAAAGATGGTTGGCGGATCTCAAGGTGGAGGACCTGGAAATATCTTTGGGTTTGGAAAATCAAGAGTAAATAAGATTGATAAAAAACCAGATGTAAAATTTGATGATGTTGCAGGAGTTGACGGAGCAAAAGAAGAGCTGAAAGAAGTTGTTGACTTTCTTAAAAACCCTGAAAAATATACAAAAGCTGGAGCAAGAGTTCCAAAAGGAGTACTTTTGCTAGGTAGACCGGGAACAGGTAAAACATTACTTGCAAAAGCAGTGGCAGGAGAATCTGGAGCATCGTTCTTTAGTATTTCAGGTTCGGAATTTGTAGAAATGTTTGTTGGTGTTGGAGCATCACGTGTAAGGGATTTGTTTGAAAAAGCAAAGGAATCAAGTCCTTCAATCATATTTATAGATGAAATTGATGCCATTGGTAGAAGAAGAAGTGTTGGAAAAAATAGTGGAAGCAATGACGAACGTGAACAAACGCTAAATCAATTGCTAGTTGAAATGGACGGATTTGAAACAGATACAAAGGTTATCGTACTTGCGGCAACAAATAGAGAAGATGTATTAGATCCTGCATTATTGCGTGCTGGACGTTTTGACAGACGTGTTACTGTTGATGCCCCTGATTTGCAAGGACGTGTTGCAATATTGAAAGTTCATTCGAGAAATAAAAAACTTGATAGCGATGTAAGACTTGAAGATATTGCTAAAATTACACCAGGATTTGTTGGAGCTGATTTAGCAAACTTATTAAATGAAGCGGCAATTTTAGCAGCAAGAAGAGCAAGTGACACGATAAAAATGGCTGATTTAGATGAAGCTGTGGATAAAATTGGAATGGGACTTGGTCAAAAAGGTAAAATTATTAAACCAGAAGAGAAAAAACTATTAGCTTACCATGAAGCTGGTCATGCTATTATGACTGAATTGACACCAGGAGCTGACCCTGTTCATAAAGTAACAATAATTCCTAGAGGAGATGCTGGTGGATTTATGATGCCACTCCCTGAAGAAAAGTTAGTAACTACAAGCAGACAAATGCTAGCTGAGATAAAGGTGCTGTTTGGTGGACGTGCAGCTGAGGAAATTGGGCTTGATGATGTAAGTACAGGAGCTTATTCTGATATAAAACGTGCTACAAAGGTAGCAAGAGCTTATGTTGAAAGTGTTGGTATGAGTAAGAAATTAGGACCAATTAACTTTGAAAACTCAGATGACGAATATTCATTTGCTCCAAATAAAAGTGATGAAACAGTAAGGGAAATTGATCTTGAAATAAGAAAAATTTTAACAGAAGAGTATTTAAATACTTTGAACACTTTACAGGATAACTGGAGCAAACTAGAAGAAGTAGTAAAATTATTACTGAAAAAAGAAACAATTACTGGAGATGAAGTTAGAAGAATTATCAAAGGAGAGACTTCAGAACAAATTTTAAAAGCTTCTGAAAATATTGAAGAAGATAATAATTCGAATATCGATGAAGAAAAAAAAGCAAAAGAAGAAAATGCAGAAATAATATCAGAAAAAAAATTGATAGAAAAAGTTGAAGAGTTAGAAGAAAAAATTAAAACTCAAAACTCATCTGAAGGAACAATAGAGAGTGCTGAAAAAACAGATGAAGAAAAACATAATTCTTCTGAAAGTGAACTGGAAAAAGTTACAGAAACTAAAGATAAAAAGGATAATGATGATAATCCAAATGATTCTTCAGAAAATAATGATAATGATTCTGATTCAGGAAATGAAGATATAAATGAAAAATCTGAAAACAGTGAAAAGAAAAAAAGTAATTTTAAATTACCAAGTTTTATGGAATAA
- a CDS encoding lysozyme inhibitor LprI family protein, whose product MRKLLITGLLLVGAIAFAGKYEDGLKERMKVAEERLESKFEGTTADMLNASSELTDEWEKEMNKVYDLILKKLPAKEQSKFKAEQAKWLNDRKVAIKKALNDKEDGPKMAVFGAAGTGLSMTEERALKLAKRYDSLSK is encoded by the coding sequence ATGAGAAAATTACTAATAACAGGATTATTACTTGTAGGAGCAATTGCGTTTGCTGGAAAATATGAAGATGGGTTAAAGGAACGTATGAAAGTTGCGGAAGAAAGACTTGAATCAAAGTTTGAAGGAACCACAGCAGATATGTTGAATGCCAGCTCTGAATTAACAGATGAATGGGAAAAAGAAATGAACAAAGTGTATGATTTAATTTTGAAAAAATTACCAGCAAAAGAACAGTCAAAATTTAAGGCTGAACAGGCAAAATGGTTAAATGACAGGAAAGTGGCTATAAAAAAAGCGTTGAATGATAAAGAGGATGGACCTAAAATGGCTGTGTTTGGAGCAGCTGGAACTGGACTTTCTATGACAGAAGAAAGAGCTTTAAAACTTGCAAAAAGATACGACAGTCTTTCTAAATAG
- a CDS encoding ankyrin repeat domain-containing protein — MTKKREADEKERHLKSVLDAIRGHNNKYVQFFLATERNIANRKRVADEIVNRPVGVYGVNIDESLLFEGGGKLIDVNAKSQDGYTPIIVAIEAKNQEILKLLIENGANLYETHPIFNRTTLGTAAYYENEEAVETLLKKDSRLINIGSTIDGWTPLEDATLKANAKIVKMLLQYGANPTITDKHGGTPMDMATKFGKGEIVKILRDYIKANRSKYY, encoded by the coding sequence GTGACAAAAAAAAGGGAGGCAGATGAAAAAGAAAGACATCTAAAATCAGTTCTTGATGCTATACGTGGGCATAATAATAAATATGTACAGTTTTTTCTTGCAACAGAAAGAAATATTGCAAATCGTAAAAGAGTGGCAGATGAGATTGTAAATAGGCCTGTGGGAGTATATGGAGTTAATATAGATGAATCATTATTATTTGAAGGTGGAGGAAAACTGATTGATGTCAATGCAAAGAGTCAGGATGGGTATACTCCAATTATTGTCGCTATTGAAGCAAAGAATCAGGAAATTTTAAAACTTCTGATAGAAAATGGTGCGAATCTTTATGAAACACATCCAATTTTTAACAGAACAACTCTTGGAACAGCTGCATACTATGAAAATGAAGAGGCTGTGGAAACTTTGTTAAAAAAAGATTCAAGACTTATAAATATTGGAAGTACTATTGATGGATGGACTCCGCTTGAGGATGCGACATTGAAAGCAAATGCAAAAATTGTAAAAATGCTGTTGCAATACGGTGCAAATCCTACAATTACTGATAAACATGGAGGAACTCCGATGGATATGGCAACAAAATTTGGAAAAGGTGAAATTGTTAAGATATTGAGGGATTATATAAAGGCTAATCGAAGTAAATATTATTAG
- the ptsP gene encoding phosphoenolpyruvate--protein phosphotransferase produces the protein MKRMTGIGASEGVSIGKVLLFIAEEIVIPETKAENSTIEAELAKLRDGLKQSKIQLIAIREKVKEKMGEDKAAIFDGHIMLLEDEDLIMEVEDKIKGEGLPAAKALHDGINEYCDMISKLDDPYLRERAADLQDIGKRWLKNLLGMKIHDLSNLEPGTIVVTEDLTPSDTAQLDLENCIGFITEIGGKTAHSAIMARSLELPAVVGVKGILSEVKDGEVVVMDGETGELYLNPTEDLVKDYIKKQEELRKEKEELKKLIHEDAVTLDGRKVDIWGNIGSPNDVDAVIESGATGIGLYRTEFLFMNSDHFPTEEEQYRAYRVVAEKMQGKPVTIRTMDIGGDKELPYLDLPKELNPFLGYRAIRISLENKDMFKTQLRAILRASQYGQIKIMYPMISSVNEIRKANAILEECKRELDEIGKIYDRNIKVGIMVETPSTAIIAYKFAKEVDFFSIGTNDLTQYFLAVDRGNEMVANLYNSFNPAVLEAIQKVIDAAHGANINVSMCGEFAGDKRATKLLLGMGLDSFSMSASSGLTIKKIIRNSNYADAKKFRDLILQQDTPEEVVEKL, from the coding sequence ATGAAACGAATGACAGGAATTGGTGCTTCAGAAGGAGTATCTATAGGTAAAGTATTACTTTTTATCGCAGAGGAAATTGTTATCCCAGAAACTAAAGCTGAGAATTCAACAATTGAGGCTGAATTAGCGAAATTGAGAGATGGATTGAAACAATCTAAAATACAATTAATCGCAATTAGAGAAAAAGTAAAGGAAAAAATGGGAGAAGATAAAGCAGCAATTTTCGATGGTCATATTATGCTTCTTGAAGATGAAGATTTAATTATGGAAGTTGAGGATAAGATTAAAGGGGAAGGTCTTCCTGCTGCAAAAGCGCTGCATGATGGAATTAATGAATATTGTGATATGATTTCAAAATTGGATGATCCGTATTTAAGAGAAAGAGCTGCTGATTTACAAGATATTGGTAAAAGATGGCTTAAAAACTTGTTGGGAATGAAAATACATGACCTAAGTAATTTAGAGCCAGGAACAATAGTTGTAACAGAGGATTTGACACCATCTGACACAGCTCAATTAGATTTAGAAAACTGCATAGGATTTATTACAGAAATTGGAGGGAAAACAGCTCACTCTGCGATTATGGCAAGATCACTTGAATTACCAGCAGTAGTTGGAGTAAAAGGGATTCTTAGTGAAGTTAAAGATGGAGAAGTTGTTGTTATGGATGGAGAAACAGGTGAATTATACTTGAATCCAACAGAAGATTTAGTAAAGGACTATATCAAAAAACAAGAAGAATTGAGAAAAGAAAAAGAGGAATTGAAAAAATTAATTCATGAAGATGCAGTAACTCTTGATGGTAGAAAAGTTGATATTTGGGGGAATATTGGTAGCCCTAATGATGTTGACGCTGTAATTGAATCAGGAGCTACAGGAATTGGATTGTATAGAACAGAATTCTTATTTATGAACTCTGATCATTTCCCAACAGAAGAAGAACAATATCGTGCATATAGAGTAGTTGCTGAAAAAATGCAAGGAAAACCTGTAACAATAAGAACAATGGATATTGGTGGAGATAAAGAATTACCTTATTTAGACTTGCCAAAAGAATTAAATCCGTTTTTAGGATATAGAGCAATCAGAATTTCGTTAGAAAATAAAGATATGTTCAAAACTCAATTAAGAGCTATTTTGAGAGCTTCTCAATATGGACAAATTAAAATTATGTATCCAATGATAAGTTCAGTTAATGAAATCAGAAAAGCAAATGCTATTTTGGAAGAATGTAAAAGAGAACTTGATGAAATTGGAAAAATTTATGATAGAAATATAAAAGTAGGAATAATGGTTGAAACTCCTTCAACAGCAATTATTGCCTATAAATTTGCAAAAGAAGTTGACTTCTTCTCAATAGGAACTAATGACTTGACACAATATTTCCTAGCTGTAGATAGAGGAAATGAAATGGTTGCAAACTTATATAATTCATTCAATCCTGCAGTGTTAGAAGCTATTCAAAAAGTAATTGATGCTGCGCATGGAGCTAATATAAACGTTAGTATGTGTGGAGAGTTTGCCGGAGATAAAAGAGCGACTAAATTATTGCTAGGAATGGGACTTGATTCATTCAGTATGAGTGCATCATCAGGATTGACTATCAAAAAGATAATTAGAAACAGTAATTATGCAGATGCAAAAAAATTTAGAGATTTAATTTTACAGCAAGATACACCTGAAGAGGTTGTAGAAAAATTATAA
- a CDS encoding DJ-1 family glyoxalase III has protein sequence MKNRKVAVFLANGFEEIEAVTPIDLLQRAEITVDTISITKENLVESARKMRILADKIIDEINFSEYDMLILPGGPGVKNYFNSQKLLDNILKFSKDEENKKIAAICAAPTVLASLKILEGKKVVCFPACEEDLLKSKAILVKERVITDGNVVTSRSAGTAMDFSLMIISELLGEENAEKVSKEIVL, from the coding sequence ATGAAAAATAGAAAAGTGGCAGTATTTTTAGCAAACGGATTTGAGGAGATTGAAGCAGTTACACCAATTGATTTACTTCAAAGAGCTGAAATTACTGTAGATACAATTTCAATTACAAAAGAAAATCTTGTAGAAAGTGCAAGAAAAATGAGAATATTGGCAGATAAGATAATTGATGAAATTAATTTTTCTGAATATGATATGTTGATATTACCTGGCGGTCCTGGGGTAAAAAATTATTTTAACTCTCAAAAACTTTTAGATAATATACTAAAATTTTCAAAAGATGAAGAAAACAAAAAAATTGCGGCTATATGTGCAGCTCCGACTGTATTAGCAAGTCTTAAAATATTGGAGGGGAAAAAGGTGGTATGTTTTCCAGCTTGTGAAGAGGATTTGCTAAAGAGCAAGGCTATTTTGGTAAAAGAAAGAGTAATTACAGATGGAAATGTTGTAACGAGCAGAAGTGCTGGAACGGCAATGGACTTTTCACTTATGATTATTAGTGAACTTTTGGGTGAAGAAAATGCTGAAAAAGTTTCAAAGGAAATTGTGCTTTAA
- the rsmH gene encoding 16S rRNA (cytosine(1402)-N(4))-methyltransferase RsmH, whose translation MEYHKPVLFDEVIENIITDNDAVYVDCTLGGGGHTEGILKKSSENSKVIAIDQDIQAIEFAKKRLEQYGNKLQIFQDNFRNIDTAVYLGGFEKVDRILMDIGVSSNQLDNAKRGFSYRFEAKLDMRMDNNLEISAYEVVNDFSEKEIADIIYKYGEEPKSRKIAKKIVEYRKNKSIETTTELADIVIKSIGKSMKRHPAKRTFQAIRIFVNKELEVLNETLDKAVKLLNKNGRLLVITFHSLEDRIVKEKFREYENPCTCPKDIPICVCNKKSLGKIITRKPIIAKESELEENNRAHSAKLRIFERS comes from the coding sequence ATGGAATACCATAAACCTGTGTTGTTTGATGAAGTGATAGAAAATATAATAACAGATAATGATGCAGTTTATGTTGACTGCACGCTTGGTGGTGGTGGGCATACAGAAGGTATCCTAAAAAAATCTTCTGAAAATTCAAAAGTTATTGCAATTGATCAGGATATACAGGCGATTGAATTTGCTAAAAAAAGACTTGAACAGTATGGAAATAAACTCCAGATATTTCAAGATAATTTTAGAAATATCGACACGGCTGTTTACCTAGGAGGTTTTGAAAAAGTAGACAGGATATTGATGGATATAGGAGTTTCCTCAAATCAATTGGATAACGCTAAAAGAGGGTTTTCATACAGGTTTGAAGCAAAGTTGGATATGCGGATGGATAATAACTTGGAAATAAGTGCTTATGAAGTTGTTAACGATTTTTCTGAAAAGGAAATAGCTGATATTATTTATAAATATGGTGAAGAGCCAAAATCAAGAAAGATTGCTAAAAAAATCGTAGAATATAGAAAAAATAAGTCGATTGAAACTACAACAGAGCTTGCAGATATTGTTATAAAATCAATAGGAAAAAGCATGAAGCGACATCCTGCCAAAAGAACATTTCAGGCTATCAGGATTTTTGTAAATAAAGAACTTGAAGTTTTAAATGAAACATTGGATAAGGCAGTAAAACTGCTTAATAAAAATGGCAGGCTTTTAGTAATTACTTTTCATTCGCTGGAAGATAGAATTGTGAAGGAAAAATTTCGTGAATATGAAAATCCATGTACTTGTCCAAAAGACATACCAATATGTGTATGCAACAAAAAAAGTCTAGGAAAGATAATTACAAGAAAGCCAATTATTGCTAAAGAATCAGAGTTAGAAGAAAATAACAGAGCACATTCAGCAAAATTAAGAATTTTTGAAAGGAGTTAA
- a CDS encoding cell division protein FtsL: MNGVSKNKKMQMEILDVPKITNTARSHEDARRERIVAPKGIKRKLSRTAGLDKKVIKTVLFYVTIVTAVALLRAFVGYDVANLGRKIQKKELQLKELKKEVERLDNKYVNSDDLKTKEQKAKEKGFSIPNNPTYIDLKN, from the coding sequence ATGAATGGTGTTTCAAAAAACAAAAAAATGCAAATGGAAATACTTGATGTTCCAAAAATTACAAATACAGCAAGATCTCATGAAGATGCAAGAAGAGAAAGAATAGTAGCTCCTAAAGGAATTAAAAGAAAGCTTTCTAGAACTGCAGGACTTGATAAAAAGGTTATAAAAACTGTTTTGTTTTATGTTACAATTGTAACTGCAGTAGCATTGTTAAGAGCTTTTGTTGGATATGATGTAGCTAATTTGGGTAGAAAAATACAAAAAAAAGAATTGCAGTTGAAAGAATTGAAAAAAGAAGTTGAGAGACTAGATAATAAGTATGTCAATAGCGATGATTTGAAAACGAAAGAACAAAAAGCAAAAGAAAAAGGATTTTCTATTCCAAATAATCCAACATATATAGATTTGAAAAATTAG
- a CDS encoding V-type ATP synthase subunit I, whose translation MAIVKMSKFELVVFAEQRAKILKALQKFKEVNFVDIKLHDENGEIDKDAVEGVTKYVNNEELTHIDERLYQLNNAISLIKKYDERKTRLRDIIHGNDNYTFDTLSKKALDYDWKKISSELNSIGVQYSQIKSEISKKYAHYDEIELWERLDVNPKELKSLKKVNTFLGTIPIKLKGNFIEGISELDKIYYEELRISKDEVYYLVISSNDENEKEKLSEIFRNNSFSVENLDIDAVPREYKVKLQKEIEELKKQKRKLKSQIKTYSEDLNDLQAVYEYLQNKKLRIVESEKLAQTENTVLIKGWIPEEKIEEFEKVVKSEADDNYYLKVTEADKNDETVPIKLKNGKVATVFENLTGMYAYPRYNEIDPTPLFTPFYILFFGMMGADVGYGLVLLLATIFVLKVVNLSSQMRKSVKFFFYLSFSVIFWGILYGSYFGAEINGVWRLVNPAKQYNSLLIGSIIFGVVHIFIGLGIKAYLLIRDGKSLDAVYDVLFWYMALMGGMVYLIFKLMNLSPIVTSISMWIMIAGMVGIVLTGGREAKGVGAKLGGGLYSLYGISSYVGDFVSYSRLMALGLSGGFIASAINMIAGMISGNWFGMIFVPVILIGGHLFNMFLSFLGAYVHTSRLMYVEYFGKFYEGGGKPFKDFRTESKYINMDD comes from the coding sequence ATGGCAATAGTTAAAATGAGTAAATTTGAATTAGTTGTTTTCGCAGAACAAAGAGCTAAAATATTGAAGGCACTTCAAAAATTCAAGGAAGTAAATTTTGTTGATATTAAATTACATGATGAAAATGGAGAAATAGACAAGGATGCAGTTGAAGGTGTTACAAAATATGTGAACAACGAAGAATTAACACATATTGACGAAAGACTTTATCAGTTGAATAATGCAATTTCTCTTATTAAAAAGTACGATGAGAGAAAAACACGTTTAAGAGATATTATTCATGGAAATGATAATTATACTTTTGATACATTGTCTAAAAAGGCATTGGATTATGACTGGAAAAAAATTTCTTCAGAATTGAATTCGATTGGAGTGCAGTATTCACAGATAAAATCAGAAATTTCAAAAAAATACGCACACTATGATGAAATAGAGTTATGGGAACGGCTAGATGTAAATCCTAAAGAGTTAAAAAGTCTGAAAAAGGTAAATACATTTTTAGGAACAATACCAATAAAGCTCAAAGGTAACTTTATTGAAGGAATTTCTGAACTTGATAAGATTTATTATGAGGAACTAAGAATTTCTAAAGATGAAGTCTATTATCTTGTAATTTCAAGTAATGACGAAAACGAAAAGGAAAAATTATCTGAAATTTTTAGAAATAATAGTTTTAGTGTGGAAAATCTTGATATTGATGCAGTTCCACGTGAATATAAAGTTAAGTTGCAAAAAGAAATAGAAGAGCTGAAAAAACAAAAACGTAAATTAAAATCTCAAATTAAAACTTATAGTGAAGATTTGAACGATTTACAAGCGGTTTATGAATATTTACAAAATAAAAAATTGCGTATTGTGGAATCAGAAAAATTAGCACAAACTGAAAATACTGTTTTAATAAAAGGATGGATTCCAGAAGAAAAAATAGAGGAATTTGAAAAAGTTGTAAAAAGTGAAGCGGATGATAATTATTATCTAAAAGTTACAGAAGCAGATAAAAATGACGAGACAGTGCCGATTAAGTTAAAAAATGGAAAGGTTGCAACTGTATTTGAAAATTTGACAGGGATGTATGCTTATCCAAGATATAATGAAATCGATCCAACGCCTTTATTTACACCATTTTATATTTTATTCTTTGGGATGATGGGAGCAGATGTGGGTTACGGGCTTGTGTTATTGCTTGCAACAATATTTGTTTTAAAAGTAGTTAATTTAAGTTCTCAAATGAGAAAATCTGTTAAATTTTTCTTTTATTTAAGTTTTTCTGTTATTTTCTGGGGAATTTTGTATGGTTCGTATTTTGGTGCAGAAATAAATGGAGTATGGCGACTTGTAAATCCTGCAAAACAATATAATAGCTTATTAATTGGCTCAATTATATTTGGTGTAGTTCATATATTTATTGGGCTTGGAATAAAAGCATATTTATTGATTAGGGATGGAAAATCGCTGGATGCAGTTTATGATGTGCTATTCTGGTATATGGCACTTATGGGCGGAATGGTGTATTTAATATTCAAATTGATGAATTTATCGCCTATTGTAACAAGTATTTCGATGTGGATTATGATTGCTGGAATGGTCGGAATTGTACTTACTGGTGGACGTGAGGCTAAAGGAGTTGGTGCAAAATTAGGTGGAGGACTTTACAGCCTTTACGGAATTTCAAGTTATGTAGGTGATTTTGTATCGTATTCAAGACTTATGGCTTTAGGTCTTTCTGGTGGATTTATCGCATCGGCCATAAATATGATTGCTGGAATGATTAGTGGAAATTGGTTTGGAATGATATTTGTGCCAGTAATATTAATAGGTGGGCATCTATTTAATATGTTCTTATCTTTCTTAGGAGCTTATGTCCATACTTCAAGACTTATGTATGTTGAATATTTTGGTAAATTCTACGAAGGTGGAGGAAAACCATTTAAGGACTTTAGAACAGAAAGTAAATATATAAACATGGATGATTAA
- a CDS encoding V-type ATP synthase subunit K translates to MNVSQFLVQNGGIVMATLGAALATLLSGIGSAKGVGIVGEVATGLMSEEPEKFGKSLVLQLLPGTQGLYGFVIGLMVLGKLNASMTFQNGLGILMACLPVALAGYGSAIAQGRVAASGISLLAKNEEQNTKGIIYAVMVETYALLAFVVSIMLLAKF, encoded by the coding sequence ATGAATGTTTCACAGTTTTTAGTACAAAATGGAGGAATCGTAATGGCGACATTAGGTGCGGCGTTAGCGACATTATTATCAGGAATTGGATCAGCAAAAGGTGTAGGAATAGTTGGAGAAGTGGCGACAGGACTTATGAGTGAAGAGCCTGAAAAATTTGGTAAATCGTTAGTATTACAATTGCTTCCAGGAACACAAGGATTATATGGATTCGTTATTGGACTTATGGTATTAGGAAAATTAAATGCAAGCATGACTTTCCAAAATGGACTTGGAATTTTAATGGCATGTCTTCCAGTTGCTCTTGCAGGATATGGTTCAGCGATTGCACAAGGAAGAGTTGCAGCATCTGGAATTAGCTTGCTAGCAAAAAATGAGGAACAAAATACAAAAGGGATTATTTATGCAGTAATGGTTGAAACTTATGCATTATTGGCATTTGTTGTATCAATTATGTTATTAGCAAAATTCTAA
- a CDS encoding V-type ATP synthase subunit E has protein sequence MSNLDNLTSKIITDAKSKADGIIKDAEEKAKQKYDLEIKKVDVKKQTLLENARRERELLSDRIKSSANLKSRNEKLKAKQTVINKVIDKLKAKLVNMNENDYISYLNQNIDKNSIAGKELIVKKEFVDKVKQEFSTAKVKENEFVSSGFIIEENGIQENYTFEVKLDFMRDELEVEISRLLFS, from the coding sequence ATGTCTAATTTAGATAATTTAACATCAAAAATAATAACTGATGCTAAATCGAAAGCAGATGGAATCATAAAAGATGCTGAGGAAAAAGCAAAGCAAAAATATGATTTGGAAATAAAAAAAGTTGATGTGAAAAAACAAACATTACTTGAAAATGCAAGAAGAGAGCGTGAACTGCTTTCAGATAGAATTAAGTCAAGTGCAAACTTAAAGTCTAGAAATGAAAAATTGAAGGCAAAACAGACAGTAATTAACAAAGTTATAGATAAACTAAAAGCAAAACTTGTTAATATGAATGAGAATGACTACATCAGTTATTTGAATCAGAATATTGATAAAAATTCTATAGCTGGAAAAGAGTTAATTGTAAAAAAAGAATTTGTAGATAAAGTCAAACAAGAGTTTTCAACTGCAAAAGTTAAGGAAAATGAGTTTGTAAGTTCAGGATTTATCATTGAAGAAAATGGAATTCAGGAAAATTATACTTTTGAAGTAAAATTGGATTTTATGAGAGATGAACTGGAAGTCGAAATTTCCAGACTTCTTTTTTCATAA